One genomic segment of Paenibacillus xylanexedens includes these proteins:
- a CDS encoding ABC transporter ATP-binding protein produces MILSIEELSISSRDRTIVDQVSLAVREGEFMALVGQSGSGKSLLSQAIGRLLPPNLHASGRVMFEGSNLLERKPKEMRALRGSRISYIFQDYQGAFTPFRSIGGHFDEYQKVHGEKSSAIRKKRAEEALESVGLGAELLRRYPFQLSGGQLQRASIATSLMLSPRLLIADEATTALDSVSGHRVLELLARKQAETGCAILFITHDWRHVRRYANRLAVMKEGQIVESGGKHRILDHPQHEYTRQLIDAAPVLSRSLKSGLKEAGTE; encoded by the coding sequence ATGATTCTCTCCATTGAGGAACTGAGCATCTCTAGTCGGGATCGTACGATTGTAGATCAAGTCTCTCTGGCTGTTCGCGAAGGCGAGTTCATGGCATTGGTTGGACAGAGTGGTAGTGGCAAAAGCTTGCTCTCGCAAGCGATTGGTCGTCTGCTGCCGCCCAACCTGCATGCGTCGGGGCGAGTCATGTTCGAAGGTAGCAACCTGCTCGAACGGAAGCCAAAGGAGATGCGCGCCCTGCGGGGAAGCCGCATCTCATATATTTTTCAAGACTATCAGGGAGCATTTACGCCCTTTCGCAGTATTGGTGGGCACTTTGATGAATACCAGAAGGTACACGGGGAAAAGTCTTCAGCCATCCGCAAGAAACGAGCGGAGGAAGCGCTGGAATCGGTTGGCCTTGGCGCTGAATTGCTGCGCCGCTATCCGTTCCAGTTGAGCGGTGGACAGCTTCAACGGGCATCAATTGCCACATCGCTGATGCTGTCTCCTCGCCTGTTGATTGCTGACGAAGCAACAACGGCACTGGACAGTGTGTCTGGGCATCGCGTGTTGGAACTGCTGGCACGCAAACAAGCGGAGACGGGATGTGCCATTTTGTTTATCACGCATGATTGGCGCCATGTACGTCGCTATGCCAACCGCTTGGCTGTGATGAAGGAAGGGCAGATCGTCGAATCTGGCGGGAAGCATCGCATTCTCGATCATCCCCAACATGAATATACGCGCCAGCTGATTGATGCGGCTCCCGTTCTGAGTCGTTCGCTGAAGTCGGGATTGAAGGAGGCAGGAACCGAATGA
- the nikC gene encoding nickel transporter permease — MKTIPLPIPPTKFKKHSWQAIIGLLFALLVIAASLYAFLVLKHDHTLTDLRGRLQGASALHPFGTDHLGRDVLTRLLLGGGQTMGYSLLAIGAALLIGIPFGLIAGYKRGWVDKLFMRIADAFLAFPDTIVAIVLSGLLGAGIGNLVLAIVIVKWVSYARLVRSTVLSESQKDYIRIARTNGLSDGRIMRKHLLPHIAGHVLVLASLDLGKIILLISSLSYIGLGAQPPTPEWGAMLNDSRPYFQSRPELMIYPGLAIVSVVLLANMLGDYLRDLFDVKKEVQP, encoded by the coding sequence ATGAAAACCATACCCCTGCCCATTCCACCTACAAAATTTAAAAAACATAGCTGGCAGGCGATCATTGGTCTGCTGTTTGCACTGCTGGTCATCGCGGCCTCCTTGTATGCTTTTTTAGTTCTGAAACATGATCATACTTTAACCGATCTGCGCGGACGATTGCAGGGCGCAAGTGCTCTTCATCCGTTTGGCACCGACCACCTGGGCCGCGATGTACTGACACGTCTGCTGCTTGGCGGCGGCCAAACAATGGGTTATAGCTTGCTGGCAATCGGTGCTGCATTGCTGATTGGCATTCCGTTTGGTTTGATCGCGGGTTACAAACGTGGCTGGGTCGATAAGTTGTTCATGCGGATTGCTGATGCCTTTCTTGCTTTCCCTGATACCATCGTGGCGATTGTGCTAAGTGGCTTGCTTGGCGCGGGAATCGGTAATCTGGTATTGGCGATTGTGATCGTAAAGTGGGTCAGCTACGCCCGTCTCGTTCGGAGTACAGTTTTATCGGAGTCCCAAAAGGATTACATTCGCATCGCCCGGACCAACGGATTGTCTGACGGTCGTATCATGAGAAAACATCTGCTTCCACATATCGCAGGCCATGTGCTTGTGCTGGCCAGTCTTGATCTGGGTAAAATTATTTTACTCATCTCATCATTGTCCTACATTGGCCTTGGCGCACAGCCGCCAACACCTGAATGGGGTGCGATGCTGAACGACTCACGGCCTTACTTCCAGTCTCGGCCGGAGCTGATGATCTATCCGGGCCTTGCCATTGTCTCGGTAGTGTTGCTCGCCAACATGCTGGGCGACTATCTAAGAGACCTGTTTGACGTGAAGAAAGAGGTGCAGCCATGA